AATGCCTGCTCCATCTCCCGCACCGCCTGTGCGAGCACCAACTCAGGCGCCTCCAGTCGGTCCAGGACGGCGTTGAGATCGGCGCGCACCAGTCGCGCCAGACGGGTCATCAGTGCCATGGTCGTCACCTCCAGGTTGACCGCGGTGGGTCGGTGCTTGCAGTCTAGGCAGGCGGCGGGGTGGGGCCTAGGCAGGTCTTGGTAAAACCGCAGGGCATCGTTTTACGTGCAATTTACGTCCGCGGGGCGGACTTGCGGTTAAACTGGAATTGCACCGCCTAATTCCCATCGGACGGACAATCGTTCTCGTTGTCGTTGTCGTAATCGTTGTCGTAATCGGACAAGCGATGCAATTTGAGTGCGAGAGAATCCGTGGCGCTACGATAAACCCGATTACGACAACGACAACGACAACGGTGCGAAACGTAATCTCTAATGGACTTGCGTAACTTATCAATGAACCGTGCCTAAGCGGAGTCACTGACCACGATGCCCAAACGCCCCCGCCTGCTGCTGATCGAGGACGAGGAGCCGATCCGGGTCGGGCTCACGGACCTCTTCGTCTTTCACGGCTACGAGGTCCAGGGTGCCGCGGACGGCCCGAGCGGGTTGCAGCTCGCCCTCTCCGGGACCTTCGATATCATCCTGTTGGACGTGATGCTGCCGGGCCTGGACGGCTTCACCATCTGCGACCGGATCAGGGCCGTGGACCGGGTGCAGCCCATCATCCTGCTGACCGCCCTGGGGGCGGACGAGGACATCATCCGCGGGCTCAGTCTCGGCGCGGACGACTATGTCGCCAAGCCCTTCTCGGTCGCGGAACTGGTGCTGCGCGTCCAGGCCGTGCTGCGCCGCGCCCCGGGCGGCGCGGCCCGGGCCGCGACCCTGCGGCTCGGCGATCTCACCCTCGACACCGTCAATCTGCTCGGGCGGCGCGGCGCCCTGGAGGTCCCCTTCACCCGCCGGGAGGTCGAGATCCTGCACTACCTGGCGGCCCATGCGGACCGCCCGGTCCCCCGCGACGAGCTCTTGACCAAGGTCTGGGGCTACTCCCGGGGCTGCGGCATCGAGACCCGTACCGTCGACATCCATATCGCCAAGCTGCGCCGCAAGATCGAGCCGGACCCGGCCGCCCCGCGGGTGTTGGTCACGGTGCGGGGCGTGGGGTATCGGCTCTTGGTCGGGGCTGGCGCCGTGCCGCAATGAAGGGCGAAGACGCCGATCGCGCACGCCGGCGCCTGCGCCTGTGGCTCGGGGCCTTTTTCATCGCGCTGGCCCTGCCCAGCGCGGTCCTGGTCTACCAGGCCTATGACCAGCTCAAATGGGAGTCCTTCCGGGCGCAGCAGTTGGTCGCCGAGGACTTCGCCGCCCGGGTCGATCAGCGCTTGAGTGACCTCGTGCGGGTGGAGGACGCCCGGCCGGTGGCGGACTACGCCTTTCTGGTCGGCGAGTCGGCGCCCGCGGACCATCGCTCACCGCTGGCGGAGCTGCCGGTGCGGGCCGGCCCCCCCGGTCTGATGGGCTGGTTCCAGGTGGCGGAGGACGGCCGCTTCAGCACCCCGCTGGTCCCCGAGGGCGCAGCCGCCGCGGCGATGGCGCCGGCGGATCTGGCGCAGCGCCAGGCGCTCGCCGCGCGTATCGAAGGGATATTGATCGGCAACCGGCTGGTCGAACGCGGGCGCCCCGCGGGCGGGCCGACGGGGCCGGCGCCGCCGCCCATCGCCGCGGGGTCCGACGCGGCGGCGAACCAGTCTTCGGTCGACTCGGTGGTGGGTGCGGGCGGGCAGTTGCCGTCCGGGCTGCCGCCGCAGGCCAAGTCGGCGGCCTCTGCCAAGGCGCAACTGCCCCGGGAACGCCTGTCCCAGCGCGCCTTCGAGCAACTCGGCAGCCGGCGGGCGGACCCCGCAGCGCCTGCCATGGCCGATTCCGCCGCTGACCTGGACGCGCCGGCCGTCCCGGTCCAGGGGCTCGGGCGGGTCGATGAGCTGACCCTGGACGCGGCCCTGGCCAAGCGCACCGCGCCGGTCCCGGCGACGCCCCGCGCCCAGGGGCCGGCAGCGTCGGCGCCCGCCGGGGGCGGCCGGGGCGAGGCGGCCTCAGTCCAGTCCCAACGCGGTCTCGCCGCGTCGGCCGCGCGCCCGGAGGCCCTCGCCGAGACCGCCCGCGCACCCGTGGCGGCGGACAAGACCAAGGATGAACGCGCCCGGGCGCCCCTGGCACTCTTTGCCAACCGGGTGGAGCCCTTTGAAGTGGGTTTGCTCGGCAGTGGCCATTTCGTCCTGTTCCGGGCCGTGCGGCAGGGCGGGGGGCGCATCATCCAGGGTCTCCTGATCGAGCAGGGGCCATTCCTTACTGCGGTCTTGGGCGAGCCCTTGCGGTCCAGCGCGCTCGGGCGCACCACCGACCTGATCGTCGCCTTGCGCGACACGGTCCTGACCGCGTTGCGCACCGCGTCGGGGCGCGACTATGTCGCCAGCGCCCGGGAACTGACCGGGGCCCTGCTCTATCGCACCCGGATGCGCGAACCCTTCGGCGGTCTGGAGCTCATCTTCAGCGTAGGCCGGCTGCCGGTCCCGGCGGGGGCCCTGGTGATCGGCTGGGTGGGCGGGCTGCTGGCCCTGGTGCTGGTGGCCGGGACCTGGCTCATGTACCGGCTGGGACTCAAGCAGATCGCGCTGGTGCGCCAGCAGCAGGCCTTCGTCTCCGCGGTGAGCCACGAGCTCAAGACCCCGCTGACCTCCATCCGCCTCTATGCGGAGATGCTGCGCGCCGGCTTCGCAGACGAGGACCGCCGTCAGGTCTATTACCGCTATATCCAAGAGGAGAGTGAGCGCCTCTCGCGGCTGATCGCCAATGTGCTGGCCCTGTCGCGGATCGGGCGCGACGCACTCACCGTCTCCCCCCAGGCGCTGGATCTCGCCGAGCTGATGGCCCTGGTGCGCGAGCGCCTCGCGTCCCAGGTCGAGCGGGCCGGGTTCCGGTTGGTCGTTCAGTGCCCGGCTGGCGGGACCGTCCAGGCCGATCCGGATGCCTTCGTCCAGATCCTGATCAATCTGGTGGACAACGCACTCAAGTTCGCCGCTCAGGAGGCCGAGCGGACGGTGGAGATCCGCTGCGAATGGCCCCGGGACGGCTGGGTGCGCATCGCCGTGCGCGACTTCGGCCCCGGGGTGCCGCGTGAGTTGCGCCGCCGCGTCTTCCAACTCTTCTACCGCGGCCCCGAGGCCGGGGCGCGCGCCATCCCCGGCACCGGCATCGGGCTTGCCCTCGTTGAGCGTCTGACGCTCGCCATGGGCGGGCGGGTGGAGGTGGTGGAGCGGGAGCCGGGGGCGGAGTTTCGGGTCGAGTTGCCTTCAGGGCATTCGTGCGGGTCTTGACCTCCCCTGCGCCCTGTGAGATCGCACACTCTGTCGGTCCGGCTATACTTGACTTGACGGCCGGGCGCCGTTCGTCCCGGTGTGCCAGTTGAATTGTCGCCATCGAGCGGAGGCCCCATGTCCATCCAGCCGCCTGTCATCCTCTTGGTCTGCGCCAACGATCGCATCGACCCGTCGCGCCACCTGCGCAACCTGTATGCGGAGCTCACCCAGATCCACGATGCCCTGCGGCCAGCCGAGCAGGCCGGGCTCTGCGAGGTTCTGACCGAGGCCAATGCCGACGCGGACCGGATCTTCTCGGTCTTCCAGGACGCGGGTTACCGCCACCGCATTGCCATCCTGCACTACGCCGGACACGCCGATGAGTCCCTACTGGAATTAGAGTCCGCATCCGGTGGCCATGGTCCGGCCTACGCGGCGGGCCTGGCGGCCTTCCTGCGTGAGCAAGGCGGGCTGCAACTGGTATTCCTCAACGGCTGCTCCACTGCGCCGCAGGTTCAGGGTCTGATCGATGCCAATTGTCCCGCGGTCATCGCCACCTCCCAGGCAATCGACGACGAATTGGCCCTGAACTTCGCCAAGGGCTTCTATAAGGCGCTCGCTGGCGGTGCAGGACTCAAGTCGGCCTTCCGACAGGCCGAGGCCGAAGCCAGGACCAAGTATGGCGACAGCACCCGCGGCCTCTACTGGAACGGTGCAACCGAGCGCACACAAGTCGCCCAGCCTCCGTTCCCTTGGGAGCTGGCGACCGCGCCCGACGCCGATGACTGGAAGCTCCTGAAGGATCCCCTGCTCGGCCTGCCCAAGCTGCCCGACGATATCGTTCCACCC
The DNA window shown above is from Candidatus Thiodictyon syntrophicum and carries:
- a CDS encoding response regulator transcription factor — protein: MPKRPRLLLIEDEEPIRVGLTDLFVFHGYEVQGAADGPSGLQLALSGTFDIILLDVMLPGLDGFTICDRIRAVDRVQPIILLTALGADEDIIRGLSLGADDYVAKPFSVAELVLRVQAVLRRAPGGAARAATLRLGDLTLDTVNLLGRRGALEVPFTRREVEILHYLAAHADRPVPRDELLTKVWGYSRGCGIETRTVDIHIAKLRRKIEPDPAAPRVLVTVRGVGYRLLVGAGAVPQ
- a CDS encoding sensor histidine kinase yields the protein MKGEDADRARRRLRLWLGAFFIALALPSAVLVYQAYDQLKWESFRAQQLVAEDFAARVDQRLSDLVRVEDARPVADYAFLVGESAPADHRSPLAELPVRAGPPGLMGWFQVAEDGRFSTPLVPEGAAAAAMAPADLAQRQALAARIEGILIGNRLVERGRPAGGPTGPAPPPIAAGSDAAANQSSVDSVVGAGGQLPSGLPPQAKSAASAKAQLPRERLSQRAFEQLGSRRADPAAPAMADSAADLDAPAVPVQGLGRVDELTLDAALAKRTAPVPATPRAQGPAASAPAGGGRGEAASVQSQRGLAASAARPEALAETARAPVAADKTKDERARAPLALFANRVEPFEVGLLGSGHFVLFRAVRQGGGRIIQGLLIEQGPFLTAVLGEPLRSSALGRTTDLIVALRDTVLTALRTASGRDYVASARELTGALLYRTRMREPFGGLELIFSVGRLPVPAGALVIGWVGGLLALVLVAGTWLMYRLGLKQIALVRQQQAFVSAVSHELKTPLTSIRLYAEMLRAGFADEDRRQVYYRYIQEESERLSRLIANVLALSRIGRDALTVSPQALDLAELMALVRERLASQVERAGFRLVVQCPAGGTVQADPDAFVQILINLVDNALKFAAQEAERTVEIRCEWPRDGWVRIAVRDFGPGVPRELRRRVFQLFYRGPEAGARAIPGTGIGLALVERLTLAMGGRVEVVEREPGAEFRVELPSGHSCGS